Proteins encoded together in one Gigantopelta aegis isolate Gae_Host chromosome 8, Gae_host_genome, whole genome shotgun sequence window:
- the LOC121379521 gene encoding acidic repeat-containing protein-like: MAATTSGISTNRNTPEDDDGIGDDLSATDDANDDGIGYDLNTIDDEDDDGIGYDLNTIDDEDDDGIGYDLNTIDDEDDDGIGYDLNTIDDEDDDGIGDDLSATDDANDDVIGYDLNTIDDEDDDGIGDDLSATDDANDDGIGYDLNTIDDEDDDGIGYDLNTIDDEDDDGIGYDLNTIDDEDDDGIGYDLNTTDDENDDGIGYDLNTTDDENDDGIGYDLNTTDDEDDDGIGDYFNATDDDDDEAQGCLVCPHGIHQNFHNFG, encoded by the exons ATGGCTGCAACAACGTCGGGG ATTTCAACAAATAGAAATACACCtgaagatgatgatggtatTGGTGATGATTTGAGTGCTACTGATGATGCAAATGATGATGGTATTGGTTACGATTTGAATACCatagatgatgaagatgatgatggtatTGGTTACGATTTGAATACCatagatgatgaagatgatgatggtatTGGTTACGATTTGAATACCatagatgatgaagatgatgatggtatTGGTTATGATTTGAATACCatagatgatgaagatgatgatggtatTGGTGATGATTTGAGTGCTACTGATGATGCAAATGATGATGTTATTGGTTACGATTTGAATACCatagatgatgaagatgatgatggtatTGGTGATGATTTGAGTGCTACTGATGATGCAAATGATGATGGTATTGGTTACGATTTGAATACCatagatgatgaagatgatgatggtatTGGTTACGATTTGAATACCatagatgatgaagatgatgatggtatTGGTTACGATTTGAATACCatagatgatgaagatgatgatggtatTGGTTACGATTTGAATACCACagatgatgaaaatgatgatggTATTGGTTATGATTTGAATACCACagatgatgaaaatgatgatggTATTGGTTATGATTTGAATACCactgatgatgaagatgatgatggtatTGGTGATTATTTCAATgccactgatgatgatgatgatg AGGCTCAAGGCTGTCTTGTGTGTCCACATGGCATACACCAGAATTTTCACAATTTTGGTTGA